One Aneurinibacillus migulanus genomic region harbors:
- a CDS encoding response regulator transcription factor produces MNGTKVLVADDDVNVLEIIRLYFAQQQIDLVEAHNGEEAVRLAEEEKPDAIILDVMMPKMDGYEACREIRKIMDTPIIMLSAKGEEFDRVLGLELGADDYVTKPFSPRELVARIKAIFRRMQPRSAEEKDTTPNNALQFQDLHIDLQGRQVTIAGEKVQFRPKEFDLLVFLARSQGSVFTREQLLEQIWGYDFFGDIRTVDVHVKKIRQHLAQLPYECIHTVWGVGYKFEVEASCSA; encoded by the coding sequence GTGAACGGAACAAAGGTACTTGTTGCTGACGATGATGTGAATGTGCTAGAAATCATTCGCTTGTATTTCGCTCAGCAGCAAATTGATTTAGTAGAAGCGCATAACGGGGAAGAAGCGGTACGGCTTGCGGAGGAGGAGAAGCCGGACGCGATCATTCTTGATGTGATGATGCCAAAAATGGATGGATACGAGGCATGCCGGGAAATTCGTAAGATAATGGACACACCTATTATTATGTTATCCGCAAAAGGAGAAGAGTTTGACCGGGTGCTTGGGCTTGAGCTTGGAGCGGATGATTATGTGACCAAGCCATTTAGCCCACGGGAGCTTGTTGCACGGATTAAAGCGATTTTCCGCCGAATGCAACCGCGCTCGGCAGAAGAGAAGGACACGACGCCAAACAATGCCTTGCAGTTCCAGGACCTTCATATTGATTTACAGGGACGTCAGGTGACGATAGCGGGCGAAAAAGTACAATTCCGTCCCAAAGAATTTGACTTGCTCGTATTTCTTGCTCGTTCGCAGGGCAGCGTATTTACCAGGGAGCAATTATTGGAACAAATATGGGGTTATGACTTTTTCGGTGATATTCGTACAGTGGATGTGCATGTCAAAAAAATCCGTCAGCACTTGGCGCAGCTCCCTTATGAGTGCATCCATACTGTATGGGGTGTCGGTTATAAGTTCGAGGTGGAAGCATCGTG